From a region of the Zingiber officinale cultivar Zhangliang chromosome 10B, Zo_v1.1, whole genome shotgun sequence genome:
- the LOC122030218 gene encoding probable WRKY transcription factor 26, whose product MADISSSSPFAASFTELLTGTGEPPIPGTSQESAGGAAKFKSATPPSLPIISPPPPPPPPPLASFFSFPAGLNLTELLHSHVLRSSSSILPSPTTGGSLPAQHLDWNFSSAISQGGSEINRSSHGQRAMASGGAAPDMKPDGDGYSWRKYGTKQARGSENPARSYYRCTHPNCPTKKKVESSSDGRITEIVYKGGAHSHPKPLFARRNSVNSSPATHAPSQEFNEEEKEGGVDRDLPAAAGSRTIRETRLVVQTQSDVDVLDDGYRWRKYGQKVVKGNLNPRSYYKCTAMGCRVRKHVERASGDWRSVITTYEGRHNHDMPTDRGSTSRPQTSPAMDARSNLLRQSIS is encoded by the exons ATGGCTGAcatctcctcctcctcacccTTCGCCGCCTCCTTCACCGAGCTCCTCACCGGAACCGGGGAGCCTCCAATTCCTGGTACGAGTCAGGAATCGGCGGGTGGCGCAGCCAAGTTCAAGTCTGCAACTCCTCCCTCCCTCCCTATcatctctcctcctcctcctcctcctcctcctcctcttgcttccttcttctccttccccgCCGGACTTAACCTTACAGAGCTATTACACTCGCACGTCCTCCGCTCCTCTTCCTCA ATTCTGCCTTCTCCCACCACCGGCGGTTCTTTACCTGCGCAGCATCTCGACTGGAACTTCTCCTCTGCTATTTCTCAGGGAGGCTCTGAAATCAATCGATCGTCTCATGGACAGAGAGCGATGGCGTCTGGCGGTGCTGCTCCTGATATGAAGCCGGACGGCGACGGATACAGCTGGAGGAAGTACGGGACGAAGCAGGCGCGAGGGAGCGAGAACCCAGCTCGGAGCTACTACAGGTGCACTCACCCCAATTGCCCCACGAAGAAGAAGGTGGAGAGCTCGTCGGATGGGCGGATCACTGAGATCGTGTACAAGGGCGGCGCGCACAGCCACCCAAAGCCTCTGTTCGCTAGGAGGAACTCAGTTAATTCCTCTCCGGCGACTCACGCTCCTTCGCAGGAATTTAACGAAGAAGA GAAGGAAGGCGGCGTTGATCGGGACCTGCCTGCGGCCGCCGGAAGTAGGACAATCAGGGAGACCAGACTGGTGGTGCAAACTCAGAGCGACGTTGATGTGCTCGACGATGGATACCGGTGGAGAAAATACGGGCAGAAGGTGGTGAAAGGAAATCTAAATCCGAG GAGCTACTACAAGTGCACGGCCATGGGCTGCCGAGTTCGGAAGCATGTGGAGAGGGCATCGGGCGACTGGAGATCGGTGATCACGACGTACGAAGGCAGACACAACCATGACATGCCGACGGATAGAGGATCGACTAGCAGGCCTCAAACTTCTCCGGCGATGGATGCTCGATCTAACCTCCTCCGACAGTCTATAAGTTGA